In the genome of Candidatus Saccharimonadales bacterium, one region contains:
- a CDS encoding transketolase C-terminal domain-containing protein, translating to MTDMHLAAGELKSEPIRKGFGLGLAEAGKRWDNVVAACADLTESTNMHFFAEAFSSRFIEIGVAEQNLVTVGSGLAAAGKIPFVSSYAAFSPGRNWEQIRTTICLNDRPVKIIGSHAGVSVGPDGATHQMLEDLALMRALPNMVVIAPCDSVEAYKATLAMVSDKRPNYMRLAREATPVFTTEKTPFEIGKAQVFWPGKDVTLVATGTMTYQAMEAADLLAEHKIKAEVIHVATIKPLDGKTILESAAKTGHVITIEEAQINGGLGGAVAELLSENLPTPMIRMGMRDRFGESGKPEELLEHFGLTAKHITQATQHFLSDHNGHKH from the coding sequence ATGACGGATATGCATTTAGCGGCCGGCGAGCTAAAAAGTGAACCAATTCGTAAAGGCTTCGGCCTAGGCCTGGCCGAGGCCGGCAAGCGCTGGGATAACGTAGTTGCAGCCTGTGCCGATCTGACCGAATCAACCAACATGCACTTTTTTGCCGAAGCCTTTTCTTCAAGATTCATAGAAATTGGCGTGGCCGAGCAAAACTTAGTAACCGTTGGCTCCGGGTTGGCGGCAGCCGGCAAAATTCCTTTTGTCTCGAGCTATGCTGCTTTTAGCCCTGGGCGTAACTGGGAGCAGATCCGCACCACTATTTGCTTGAACGACCGACCGGTGAAAATCATTGGATCACACGCCGGTGTCAGTGTGGGGCCGGATGGCGCTACGCACCAAATGCTTGAAGACCTGGCTCTTATGCGTGCCCTGCCAAACATGGTAGTTATTGCGCCGTGTGACAGCGTGGAGGCCTACAAAGCCACGCTAGCTATGGTGAGTGATAAACGGCCTAATTACATGCGGTTGGCCCGAGAAGCCACTCCGGTGTTTACCACCGAAAAGACGCCTTTCGAAATTGGTAAAGCCCAAGTTTTTTGGCCGGGCAAAGACGTCACGCTCGTAGCCACCGGCACCATGACCTATCAAGCTATGGAAGCCGCCGATTTATTGGCCGAGCATAAAATAAAGGCCGAAGTTATTCATGTTGCCACCATTAAGCCTTTAGACGGCAAAACCATCCTAGAAAGTGCCGCCAAAACCGGACATGTTATTACAATCGAAGAAGCCCAGATCAATGGCGGCTTGGGTGGGGCGGTGGCAGAACTTTTGAGCGAAAATCTGCCAACGCCAATGATAAGAATGGGTATGCGAGACCGTTTTGGCGAATCGGGCAAACCAGAAGAATTGCTAGAGCACTTTGGCCTGACCGCCAAACATATCACTCAAGCTACCCAACATTTTCTATCAGATCATAACGGGCACAAACATTAG
- a CDS encoding class II fructose-bisphosphate aldolase encodes MPLTLNEIRDNCQKARNTFARARREHFALGAFNLDNQETLIAVSRAAAKKKAPVLVEVSHGEVEAMGLDNIRDLVDNYKREYNIEMYVNLDHSPSVEAAIAGVMAGFECIHIDISQAKHDASDEEIIAGTKQVVQAAKFTGALVEAEPHYFGGGSNVFTKKFDYAEIKKTFSTPEGAKAFVDETGVDTFAAAVGNLHGHYPVPKKLDLELLKRICEALDCNISLHGGSGTPGHYFIEAVKIGVTKININTDMRMAYRETLEKVLAENKTEFAVVKLMGEVIDEVEKVVLSKIDDFNSTGHARP; translated from the coding sequence ATGCCGCTTACGCTTAACGAAATACGTGATAACTGCCAGAAGGCCCGTAATACATTTGCCCGAGCTCGCCGCGAACACTTTGCTTTGGGCGCCTTCAATCTAGACAACCAAGAGACTTTGATAGCTGTTTCTCGGGCAGCCGCCAAAAAGAAGGCTCCGGTTTTAGTAGAGGTCAGCCATGGCGAAGTCGAGGCCATGGGGCTCGATAATATTCGTGACCTAGTCGATAACTACAAACGCGAATATAACATCGAGATGTACGTAAACCTCGATCATAGCCCAAGCGTCGAAGCTGCGATTGCTGGCGTTATGGCTGGATTTGAGTGCATTCACATTGACATATCTCAAGCCAAGCACGACGCTAGCGACGAAGAAATAATTGCCGGCACCAAGCAAGTAGTGCAAGCTGCTAAATTTACGGGCGCTTTGGTAGAGGCCGAACCGCACTATTTCGGTGGTGGTAGCAACGTTTTCACCAAAAAATTCGATTATGCAGAGATCAAGAAAACTTTCTCAACCCCAGAAGGCGCAAAGGCCTTTGTGGACGAGACTGGTGTGGACACTTTTGCGGCAGCAGTTGGCAACCTGCACGGCCATTACCCGGTGCCCAAAAAACTCGATCTGGAGCTTTTAAAGCGAATTTGCGAGGCACTTGATTGCAATATTTCTTTGCACGGCGGCAGCGGCACGCCTGGACATTATTTTATAGAGGCTGTAAAAATTGGTGTTACCAAAATAAATATAAATACCGATATGCGCATGGCTTACCGCGAGACCCTAGAAAAGGTGTTGGCTGAAAACAAGACTGAATTTGCGGTTGTTAAATTAATGGGCGAAGTTATAGACGAAGTCGAAAAAGTCGTGCTGTCAAAGATCGATGATTTCAACAGCACTGGCCACGCCCGACCCTAA